Proteins encoded in a region of the Anopheles ziemanni chromosome 2, idAnoZiCoDA_A2_x.2, whole genome shotgun sequence genome:
- the LOC131293987 gene encoding uncharacterized protein LOC131293987, giving the protein MSDTNFSHLAAARRTVPQLVVNRAERDLSNALHVWTPSTQTQRLASEASRTLFAEHMTFRDAKKGRPFQSEAAAPEGDSGVPSRLASIVVKFLVDNFNGGPEPSGMSCCQRDEFGSMLSTQLHLLKIIDLQIESFWRRVVWCCSVDGLSFYECESNINTDWKRLGVELKLAQLIEQQDPRYWELEDLEDTVKKAAPFVEHLSIEQLMPFPSVEPLEEYEAYKMYNPPDAICHHGSLAILGHLDNLTSLSLVFRPNHWTHFSLADIENLVIALRKLGKLKSFTLSRSRTDAEKLATLVESFAHLPLESLSLSYCQLGNGCGAVLGRFLSRFGPTLKRLDLAGNRFDALELDQLCPGLAVYKGVVDKLDLSYNPIGASGVLILGGAIKGTPQLVKLNFTGCLMGVEGSFRTIQLMSFHTPLRRVTLNCVPISPEGQKKLVQVLLENKQIAEVDIRECGLTQEFRAKVRKILSTNAKQTMKSNPTRMAKATEDETHRIKIWRTAAN; this is encoded by the exons ATGTCGGATACAAATTTCTCGCACCTGGCAGCAGCAAGACGAACAGTGCCTCAGTTGGTGGTAAACCGAGCTGAGCGGGATCTTTCGAATGCATTACATGTATGGACACCATCCACTCAAACGCAGCGGCTTGCGAGTGAAGCCAGTCGTACCCTTTTCGCTGAACATATGACGTTTCGGGACGCTAAAAAGGGTCGTCCGTTTCAGTCTGAGGCTGCTGCGCCAGAAGGTGACTCGGGTGTACCGAGCCGCTTGGCATCGATTGTTGTGAAATTTTTGGTTGACAACTTTAACGGCGGCCCCGAACCATCCGGTATGTCGTGCTGTCAAAGGGATGAATTTGGAAGTATGCTGAGTACACAGTTGCACCTTTTGAAAATTATCGATTTACAA ATCGAATCGTTCTGGCGACGGGTCGTGTGGTGTTGCTCGGTAGATGGTCTCTCATTTTACGAATGCGAATCAAACATAAACACCGACTGGAAGCGTCTTGGAGTTGAATTGAAACTAGCGCAATTGATCGAACAGCAAGACCCACGATACTGGGAATTGGAGGACCTGGAAGATACTGTGAAAAAGGCGGCACCGTTCGTAGAGCACCTCAGTATTGAGCAGCTGATGCCATTCCCGTCGGTAGAACCTTTGGAAGAGTACGAAGCGTATAAAATGTATAATCCTCCAGATGCTATTTGCCATCACGGATCCCTGGCCATACTTGGCCACTTGGACAACCTTACCTCGCTTTCGCTTGTGTTCCGGCCGAACCACTGGACACATTTTTCTCTGGCAGACATCGAGAACCTGGTGAT AGCGCTCCGAAAactaggaaaattgaaaagtttcacaCTTAGCCGCAGTCGAACGGATGCGGAGAAATTAGCCACGTTGGTTGAAAGTTTCGCCCACCTACCTTTGGAAAGTTTGAGCTTGAGCTACTGCCAGCTGGGCAATGGATGTGGGGCTGTCCTCGGAAGATTCCTTAGCCGTTTCGGGCCCACGCTGAAGCGGCTGGATCTTGCCGGCAACCGGTTTGACGCACTCGAGCTCGACCAACTCTGCCCCGGGCTTGCCGTATATAAGGGTGTTGTTGACAAGCTGGATCTCTCTTACAATCCCATTGGAGCGTCGGGAGTTTTGATTCTAGGTGGCGCAATCAAGGGCACGCCACAACTGGTGAAACTAAACTTTACCGGCTGTCTGATGGGCGTCGAGGGATCATTTCGG ACCATACAACTCATGAGCTTCCACACGCCTTTGCGAAGGGTTACGCTGAACTGCGTTCCAATTAGTCCCGAGGGGCAGAAAAAGCTCGTGCAAGTGCTGTTGGAGAACAAACAAATTGCAGAGGTGGATATTCGGGAGTGTGGCCTCACCCAAGAGTTTCGAGCGAAGGTGAGGAAAATTTTAAGcacaaacgcaaaacaaacaatgaaaTCCAATCCCACACGGATGGCCAAAGCTACAGAAGATGAAACGCACCGAATAAAAATCTGGCGAACGGCAGCAA